CTTACAACTGCTTTGACATCTCAGCCCTAAGCAACATGATTGCTATGTTCATTATATTAAATTAAAAGTCAATCATAGACTCTCAATATATGTATTTGATAGAAATATCTTAaatctcatctctctctctcttttaaaaaaagtaatcgATTATACAATATCTAGGCAGGAAGCATGGGAATTCTATGCAATGAATGTCTTGTACTAATTCATGgtggttttttttatataatgagGAGAAATTACTTCACAGTTTGCTTTAAACTTAAGGAGGACCATTCCTCTTGTTGTGCCATTCCTATTGGAGGTTGAATAGCATCATGGTTATGTCTTTAAGGGCAACACTTTCTCAGTTTTTGGCATAGAGAATGGCAAGTTTGGACACATTCTTCTATTTCCCCCCCTCTAATCGGTGATGAAAGAACAGAGATAAGGCGCCTTTTCACATTTGAAGTGAAATCCATTCTGATTTGTAGCCCAAGAAATTTTGCATGGAATGAGAGTTCACTTTTCAGATTACCTgtggtttctttaaaaaagaataattaaCAACATGAACAATAAACGAAACAAAAATTATTACTACTAATAGCAACCATAAATTAATTTCTGGAGCACACAGAGAATTAACAAAATGATTATCTCAAAGCTAATGTTACAAACGCTATATATGCACACTCAAAGAAAAAGAATTGCTTGTTCAATGATTATTGTTCTTCATAGTTCATCAGGATCATTTTAAAATCATCAGTCACAGATCGGAAGGAATAAATGAATGGGTCCTTGTCAGCTACAATGTCAGGATAGCCAACAACTATCAGAACATATTTCCCTAATTCCTAATTGTTAATTTTAGCTAGAGTAaatccactgaatcaattgttAAATACTGAGTCAACAGACAGGTAATTACCATTGTCACAGAGGGTCTAGTCTACTGTGGTTAATGTTTCCATTTCTCCATATCAGTGTTATGGTGCAGTGCGTTGTGGCATGAATCTCAACcctctttttttttgcattaccttgaaaagaaaaaccacaacataaatacatacatgtgGCCACACATATTATTCCTAGCCTTCCACTCTCAGGAATTATCCATTTCCATACTTAGAAAAGGCAAAGTACTAAAATGACAACAACGCTATCatgaaattataacaacaaccaaaTGGACATTTCAAGGGCTTAAAAAATCTTTCTAAGAGCCAGCTCACACAGTGATTCCTTCTCACCCCACTATTTCCTTTTGACCTCAGGGTCAACTTCCAGGAGAAATTGTCATGACCGTGTACCACAAATTGCATTGGTCACACTGGTTTCCAAAATGTCTGCAGTCCTTTAGGGGCAGTGTGATCAAAATGCCATTTTCCTAGCTGATAGGATGCCCAGTTCTGAAGTGGCTTTGACCATCATCTTCCTTGACCCAATTATTAGACCAAACACGGCTATTTCTCATGAGCATAGTATTTGATCCATCCAAGTGTTCAGAAACCATGAAAGTGGACTATAAACTAGGTGGTATGGCTTCCCTCAAAAAAGTGCCATTTTCGTTCTGGAGTATGCAACTATTACACAATTATTTTGAGGTATAACCCAAACCATGACAACaaatgccctctctctctctctcacacacacacacaaacacaattgAAGGGTTGACTTTTGCAGAAGCTGTGTTTCCCTCCTGAAACCTTTTTTGTTCTCTTATATTATTGAAATTTTAAGTGGTACCTCTaggtattttttttctctccacagggtCATGTTGCCAGGGATCATTTGTATGAGGGAAACCCCTGCAACAAAGGATTATGTGGATCGTTTTACACAGACTATAAATACAAAACTGACAGTGGCTTGTAGTTTGGCAGTACTTTGGCCTTTTGGAAGCTATCAAGTGTGGAAGGTTTTGTTGAGTGGCATATATCATCCTATTATGCATGGCTAACTCTGGGTTATTGGCATCAGGACAAATCTACTCCTGTCAGCAAGGCTTCTGTATGGTTTCATTTGCTTTTATAAACACAAAGCTGATAGCTTTCCCCTAGGAATATGGCAGAATACATTTTCTTGGTTCTTCCTCCCAGTACATATTAACATTTTAACAATGGACTAGAAATTAAAAATGGAGGGATGCGGGTGGAGGAAAGAGGCGAGGGACTGTCATCCAAGTGTGATTTCCAGTTGTTGTGTCAACAATTATTACGAAGCTGGACTCTTTTACAGATCTCATCCAGCATGatcccaaatattttaaaaaaatattccatccAATATTAAAATTAGGTACATATCCAAAGAGAAGTACAACAGGACACTGCCAATTCTAACCATCCTAAATAGTTTCTTTTTTGACTTAAGGTCTGACACTAGAAAGCATCACTCATTGATGGCTATAGAGGTTTGATCTGGGAATTTGGCTGTATTTCTGGAAAGAATTACATCACACTTGGGTCAGTTATTACGGAAGGAACAAAACTGCTCGTttgtattgctttaaaatgtacacagtaaatatgtatattttttaaaaaaacagtaacaCATTAACTTTGTGATGTTGAACCAACTAGGTGGTTATGTATGATGCGAGGCTTTAGCAAATGAGAACTATAGATACAAACTTCATTGCAGAGTAtgttgtctctctctttctctttctctcttgctttAAATATGAAATCCTACactgtagggtttttttccttcttttttttttttgtagcggTAGAAAATGTTTGGAACAATTGTCTGTGAGCATGAGCCGACGATTCGTTACTGAGATCCCCAGAATGCCAAAAAATTTGCAATGCAAACAATTAGTACTGTATGCCAACTCTGCAAAAAGCcctaacacacacacagcctCAAAACAAGAGGCTTCAATGTACAACCTCAGAGAGTCTTTCTGGTTTCCATGTACCATTTTTGACACTGAGGCAGCCCAAGGGAAGCTGCCTCCAGCCTGGCGATCCCTACATGCCAAGCGTCTTCAACCGGTTAGAATGCCACAGGAgaggagataaataaataaataatgctagcAGCCCAGCCATCAAATCATTTTCATATTGAACCTGCGTGGTCCTGGAACCTCCCCTTCCACCACAGCACCATTGTTTTTGCGGGGAATGTACTCTAGGTCAATGCTGGCTTTATGCTTGCCTTTCCCTCGGCTCCACACAAAAAGTagtaagaaacaaaataaaactacCCCAAGGAATGTGAAACAGCCCATGGCTGTCGACACCAGTATTGTCTTCAAGTCCagggaaaatgtattgatgtTGGTCCCATTGGAACTGGTGTCATTGGAATCCGTCATGTACATAGGAGTCCTGTTAGCATAAAGAAAACGATCTGAGACAAACCCCTTGACAGTGAGGGTGGCTGATGTGGTGTCATTCCCAGCGGCATTGCTGGCAACACAAACATAGAGCCCACTGTCTTGGTCTTGGGCAAACCGGATTTCCAGTGTGCCATCTTCCAGCACAGTAGCTCTTCCGTTAGACTTTGTGGTAACTAGTCTCCGTCGTGGTGTCAGCCAGGCAATAGTTGGCAGAGGATCACCATCAGCATTGCAGAGAAGTTGCACTGTCTGCCCTTCATCTACCACCAAATATTGCAGTTTCTTCTCACGTATCCTGGGCTTCTTGCAAGTGAAGTAGAAGGAAAGGGCAGTGCTGTGGAAGTCTTTGAATGACCTCTCTTTCACACTATCTGGGCCAGCACACAGAGGTTGCTGGCCACCAAACTGCAGTGTGGGCTGCCTTTGTAATATCCAAAGCAAGCGACAGTCACAAGCGAGTGGGTTGTTGTTTATTGACAGGACCTCCAGGGCTTTGGTGGAATGGAATGCATTTTCTTCAATAGTTTCCAAGAAGTTTTGGGACACGTTAAGCACATGAAGGAACCGTAGCCCCTGGAACGCATGGGGCTCAATAGCGCGCAGTTGGGCTCCAACAATATGAAGCTCCTGCAGGCGCAACACATCAGAGAGCATGCCTGACTCAATTGTGCTGATGGGATTGTATGAGAGATTCAGGTGTGTCAGGTAAACCAGGTGCTTGAGAGCAGCATAAGGTATGGTGGACAGGTTGGTATTAGTGATGGAGAGATAAGTGAGGTTCAAACCATACAGGCTATTGGCAGGAATCATATCCAGCATTGGCCAGTAGTCTATTTCTAGTTTTTTTAGGTGGAACAATTTCTTAAAGGCATATGGAGGTAAATGGTTAATGTTGAGATGTCTCAGATGTAGGCTGATGAGGTTGTGAAGGTGGGAGAGGGCTTCTGTTGGTACAGCTGTGAGATTGCATTTTTCCAGACTGAGCTGCTCCAGGCTAAGAAGTCCACTGAAGGCCCTGTGAGAGATGTAAACCAGATCATTATCCCCAACCTCAAGAGACTTGAGGTTGTGTAGATCCTGGAACATGTAGTCCAGCAGAATGACAATCTTGTTCTCACTGATATCTAGCTTTGTTAAGTTTGACAGACCCGTGAAAACGCCCAAAGGGACCAGCTTCAGACGGTTCCCTTTCAGTCGCAAGGAGCGCAAGTTAAACAGATTATTAAAGGCTCCAGGCTCGACATTGGCAACAATATTGTCACTGAGATCTATCTCCTCGAGCAGCGGGAAAGCCGTGAACTCTTCTGGGTTGACACTTTTCAGCCTGTTCTTGCTAAGATCCAGGATTTTCGTCTCAATGGGGATGCCCTCAGGGATGGCAATCAGGCGCCTCCGGTGACAGCTGACAGACTTGTTCTGTGCCGAGCATTCACAGCGGGCAGGGCAGCCAATGGTGGAGCCCATGAAAATTAGCAGCACAGCCAGACCTAGAAATGGCTGCCAGcatgatatggctgtgtgaagcATGACTCCACTGATGTTGTCTAATTCTCCGTCACAGGCCTGCcaagagaggggaggaagaagaaagaatagTAGAGAGTTAGCTCAGCTCAATAAGAGTCTCACTCACAGGTTAAACCCCTACATTTTTAGTTAGAACAACTGTAGTAAATCTGTCCCTTGCACTTTTTCTcaattcttctctctttctctctcacatatAATAATTTCAATGATGTACTTACTGGTTCTCTTGAGTTCTTCCATATACTCTGTAATATACAGGGAGCCCTTCACATTatcagttttgacttttgtccattacattattcactgatttgaTTCTAtaaatctctagttcctccacTACAATTCTATGATCAGTTTTCAGCAGAAggagaagttgaccacagagttgtgctagaAATTCCTTCAAAAGATCttttctcaggtaaaaaaaataataatttacaaaAATACATTTATTGAGATTTATATAATACCAATAGACATAAAATACcataaaagtacattaaaattgAATGGGTCTTTTGTCTCCCGTccctaatcccagcaaatatggagggctgattatACTGTGAAAAGTAAACATTTTGGCCAGTCATTTAGCCAGAGCAACACATTGATTAAGATGATATCTAGATTTGATCCGTGTATACTTTCAAcatgatttaaaatatttcagtGCTTAAAAAAACCCTAACCATACGAGTTTTACagcaattcatttttaaaagacagtTATAGGCCGTAGCTGCATATACTTTCTGCAGACCATAGCTAACAGCAATAttctattttatgtttttttaatgttcataGGGACTTTTTCCACAATTATTTTCACTGTCAGGTAAATCCATATTAATATTATCAACATATTGCAGACAGACAGCAGATACTATGAATTAATCTTGCCTAAATTACCTGGCAAATTATTTCAGAGGTGACAAGAACTGCACACTTCCTGATACATAGCATATTCTACCCTTCACTATACTGTACACAATTGATTGCCTTTATCCTGCCTTTTTATTGAAGAGGTTTATTTTgcatgcaaaataataaataatatgatcAATAAGAAAGCATTTAATTCACATCTAACTTGGATGCACCAAGATTAAACCACAAATTCTAAAATATTGAAGATCAGCAATGTTAAAGATCAATAGTTGGGGTCAGTCCCAACTGCTTGTATTTCATTGATTGAGAATTCCAGGGTCTCCTCCACCTCCAAATACAGTCAATCTCCTGAAAATCAGAGCGGGTCACTTTTCCTTCTTGAAATCATAGCTCATTGTGCCTGCCATATGTTACATTGGCCCTTGAACAAACATGTCACTTGGGGCAAAAATGTGTAAATTACCTGGGAAACCATTGCTTCAACATGGGTTTTTATGGGGATGTCTGTTAAAAAATGCTGTACATGGCAAATGGCCAAAACTTGTGGACTTTGATCAAGGTCTAATAAACAAGAAGGTGGAATCTGAGTCTCTTCCTACATGTCTACACCACCACcaaggagagggaagaaggacCTCTTTCTAATGTCTTCCCTGGCAATTTCCCTCTTGTCTGATCCTGCCTCTTCCTCACTTCCTTTCAGAATTCTCCAAATGCTGATCAGCCTCTTAGTTGCCTTTCCCTATATAATACAACCTGTATAGGGGTGCACTGCAGATATGAATATAATTTCACAGAAGAGCAGGCTGTGGATGGAAGAAGGAGTTTGCACCCCCACAAGTTATGCCCTCAGACACTATGGTAGATATTGTGATGCCTTGGATGGAGATTTCAAGGCACAGGAGGCAGTAGACACTCCTGTGCTCAATGACAACTGGAAATATTTATGTTCTTTAATTGCCTCAATAAGCTGattaaaatcaaaagaaaaatcaaaagacTGACTGTTATATTGAATCTTCCTTAAATGAGTAGCATCTGCATGCAGAAAGACACCCATATCCATGGGGGGAAAGTTAGATTGCGATTACCTGAAACCCTGGATATGACCCAATACCATTAAATAACATGCTTTTTGGTCCCGGCACATTATAGAGCTCAGTTGGTGGATGTTGAGAATACATCTAGAGAAGTATCCTCTTTAGGAATTTACTAGGTGCTCTACTGCAACTGAATGATAACTTCTTGGGGTAGTATATCATAAAATCACCTAGAGGACCTTGAAAACTCTAGAAAGACCATTTCACCCTGGTCAAATGTAAGTGATGAAACCACAAATATGGATTATGTCATTACGAGGACTTGTGGTAGCATGGTTTTGGGGGGAATGTTTGTTTACACTCTACATATATTCTAGAGGCAGTTTCTTTCAATAAGATCTTTGAAACATTGATGCCTCAAACCTTCATGCCCACAGTAGTACAGGGAATATTCTTGGGCCTAAATTCTTCTATTAGTATATTTCTCCCATCAAATCTACCAGTAGTATTACCCTCTCCATTAAACAAATCACATGCACCCTAAGTTAGGATCCCTAACTACACACTACTGATTCGGGGTTGACTTCACCCCTGGAAAGAGTGAGGGAACCACTTTGGGAAATTGATTGGTTTCATCatgaaaggttattattattacacttatacTAATATGAAGGGGTATAGTGGCGTGAGTGCTgcattatgactctggagaccagatttTGATTTTCTGTCTGATCACAGAAACCCACTGCATAGTGAAATGGGAAATCAAACCCTGTTTCAGTAATGCACAATTGACTCTAGAAAACCTTATGAATTCTGCCTCCCTAAAGTTCCAGCCATCTTATTGAAAATAAAACTTGACACTTCTCTGTTTGTCCAACAGCTGTTCAGACACAGAGATTAGGGAATCATCTATACAAAATGTACAGTCTGCATGGACTGAAAAAGATATTAACCTTGCTTATTGTATGCGGTCATCATTTCAAAACATTTGAACATATCGATCTCAAATAATTCTCTCAAAAAGTAGAGGCTGGAACTTCATAAAATGTACTTAACATTCTCAGTCTTTagttaaaatgaataaaatgtacATTGACGTATATTATATTGTACATCAAATTAATGAACTTAAAATTCTGAAGGTTAAACCCAACTGCTAATCCAGCGTACAGTTGATCTACTGAATCAGATGGATTTACCGATGTATTTATTGGCTTCAAAAGTTCCTAATAAACTGGTGGCATGTTTTAAGTGGGATTTAACTAGATTTAGGGAGCTAGCctagtgtagtagtttgagtgttggactatgatgctggagactagggacctcttcacatgtgctGCCAGAATTGCCACAGATGGTGGCAATTCTGGCAC
This genomic interval from Anolis sagrei isolate rAnoSag1 chromosome 2, rAnoSag1.mat, whole genome shotgun sequence contains the following:
- the LINGO2 gene encoding leucine-rich repeat and immunoglobulin-like domain-containing nogo receptor-interacting protein 2, giving the protein MLHTAISCWQPFLGLAVLLIFMGSTIGCPARCECSAQNKSVSCHRRRLIAIPEGIPIETKILDLSKNRLKSVNPEEFTAFPLLEEIDLSDNIVANVEPGAFNNLFNLRSLRLKGNRLKLVPLGVFTGLSNLTKLDISENKIVILLDYMFQDLHNLKSLEVGDNDLVYISHRAFSGLLSLEQLSLEKCNLTAVPTEALSHLHNLISLHLRHLNINHLPPYAFKKLFHLKKLEIDYWPMLDMIPANSLYGLNLTYLSITNTNLSTIPYAALKHLVYLTHLNLSYNPISTIESGMLSDVLRLQELHIVGAQLRAIEPHAFQGLRFLHVLNVSQNFLETIEENAFHSTKALEVLSINNNPLACDCRLLWILQRQPTLQFGGQQPLCAGPDSVKERSFKDFHSTALSFYFTCKKPRIREKKLQYLVVDEGQTVQLLCNADGDPLPTIAWLTPRRRLVTTKSNGRATVLEDGTLEIRFAQDQDSGLYVCVASNAAGNDTTSATLTVKGFVSDRFLYANRTPMYMTDSNDTSSNGTNINTFSLDLKTILVSTAMGCFTFLGVVLFCFLLLFVWSRGKGKHKASIDLEYIPRKNNGAVVEGEVPGPRRFNMKMI